atgtaatatttcgacaagaatcatggaacggagggagtaggtgcATATTAACCGTGTTTCCATTTGAAACTTGATGCTGATCAACGCTTAGCTTAGCTTTGGAAAACTCAAACTTTCTGGATTTGAAATTTAGGCACCGGAGATCACTGTCAGTTTCTTGTCTGCACATTACATTCTGGTTGCAGtagttttttgttgttgccaACTTGCCATTGGTTGTTCCAAACTCCCAATGCTTCCATTTTCCTGAAATTTCTGTGTTCTCTGAGCTTCAGGGTGGAGGCTGGTGCAGAAATTTGAAGTCATGTGCTTCACGCCAGAAATCAATGTTGGGTTCTTCCCGGTACATGGAACGTCAGGTTGAGTTTGCCGGGATCTTGAGTGATGACGAAGCTCAAAATCCAGGTATGTGAATTTCTTGTTCATATAGATCAAATGGCGATGCCCAGCTTTGCACGAAGGCTAAACATTTCCTCTTTATATCAGTTGTCATTTACCAGTGAGCAAATTTGCGCTGCACCTAATTTGTTTATGTCTAATTATTACTCAAAAGTTCCGGCATGATCACAATCCCAAAGTCGTATTTGCAGCATCACCAAGTCCTTACTGACTTCCTATCggtttttgaatttttattttgcatcaTAATCAATCAGATTATATTTCATTCGTTTGTTTCTTTTAACAGAAATACCATACTACGTAGCAGTATGCTCCTTCATATCATTTGTGTTGGAATTTTTGGCTATTTGTTACTCGAATCATCTATTATTTGCATACCATATTCAAAGAGAGGCATCGATATTATTTTGTAGTATTCTAGTTATGCATTTGAACTGGTCTGATTCATTTGACAGTATTCCAATTGCCCATTTGAACCGATGAGCTTTGATTCAATATCTCAGTGCAAATATTCCACCCCTTATTCCCTTTGCTTCGCCAGTAAAGTGGCCATCTTTCGGTACAGTATTGCAACACTATTTTCAGTTAATTGTAATCCGGAGGTTCTCATTGAGCATCTATTTTGATGTGCAGATTTTTATGACTGGAATAAAGTGAAGATAAGGTATTGCGACGGGGCATCATTTTCTGGGAACGTCAAAGATGAGTTTCAGGTCTTGTTTGCCTATTTACAACAGATGTTTTAATCACTCAGCAGGTATTCTGATTTCTGGGTACTCTGTGATTTGTTACAGAACGGCACAAAATTCTTTTTCAGAGGCCAGCGTATCTGGAAAGCAGTTATGGATGAACTTCTACTGAAGGGGCTCAAACATGCTAAACAGGTCATTCTCGCAAGCACAACCCTGCTTTTTTATTTCGTGTGGACGCATGATTCAAATGTATGAATCAATCTATAAGGATGTAACTCTGATTCTTGTTCTCCATGGATGCATGTGTTTTGAGTTTAGGTTAACTTGATAAAAATATGGAAGGTTggattttgataaatttgggTGTTTTATTGGATAATCTGTTAAATATTGTTTTACTGGAAAATACAATTTTAGTCTGATTTGTGGTATtggtaaataaataaaacagaTCAACTACATGTCAATGGCAATAACCTTGTTTTACTTTTGTGTTCACCGATGTGTTCTGTTCATTCTTTATACCTGTTAGTGATCTATTGTAGGGACTATTTGAATATCTCAACCCATCTTTCTCACCACATCATATGTATTTGCATGCCTACAAAATGACTGGATATGATTCATAGCAGTATATACTGATTTGATACACCCATTACTTTGTCTTTGCCCATAAGCAACTTGACTCTTGTATTGATGCTATGATGCTGATACGCTATTTCCAGCCTTCAGGCTTTTCTAACAGGATGCTCTGCTGGTGGGTTAGCCACTTACATTCACTGTGATGATTTTCGTGCACTgctgccaaaagattctaggGTTAAGTGTCTTGCGGATGGTGGTTTTTTCCTTGATGTGTATGTTTTCAGACCACCTTTGACTGCTTTGAATGCAATCTGCCTCCCCAAGCCTTCTTTattctttatttttatgtaAGTTCTTCACATGCATGAACAAAGTAACTAGTCAATGTCCTGACTAAGCCTACAAAAATACTTGCACTCCAAATAATCAGTGTACAAAAATTGAGCATATGAACTCTGAGATCTTAAGCTAAAGCATGACAAAGTTAAAACTGTTAAGTGAGAGGACATATTGTTCATTAGTTCTTAAATAGTTGAATCATCACTTGATCAGCCAGATTGGTGCATGGTCCCATTTGTGCCTTTTCAGATACTAGTTCATTTCAAGGCATTGTCCCATCAGCAAGCAGAAATGTTAACTTGTAGGTTTTGTCATTGGTGAGTGAGGGCACATCTGCAGTATCCTATTCTCCTTGTGACATTACTCCCTTTTATGTCATAACAGAAAACTTTATAAAACAGAAAATTGTGCTGCTTTGCTGTTGTCCAACTTATGTTATTTCCTTCATTACAGAGAAGACATTTCCAAGCAAAGAACCTTGCGGGCTTTCTATAGTGAAGTTGTCCGTCTTCAGGTCCCTTTCCAAGTTCCTTCACTGCCTCCCAACTAACGACATTGCAATTATCTGCCTTGAAAATCTCCATTTCtaatattcaaattttctttttctgaatgCTTTGTTTCAGGATCTCAAGAGGAGGTTTTTGCACTGCAGTTCAAGCGAGGATCCAGGCCAGGTTAGTCTCTGCATTCCCAACTAACGACATTGCAATTATCTGCGACATTTGTATCATTATTTTACCACCGAGATTAGGTTATGCTAAGTACCATCATTAAATGTATGCCAGTGCTTCTTTCCACGTGAAGTTGTTAAAGCCATCCATACACCAGTATTTGTTCTTAATCCAGCATATGACGCCTGGCAGGTATTCTCAACTGTTCCATCAGAGACGTTCTAATGTTGTGTTGAAATATCAATCGACAAggtaattttgaattttcattCCAGGTACAACATGTGTTGGCACCAGAAGCATCGGACCCTAAACATTCATGGTTAGACTGTAGGTTGGATATTAGCAAGTGCAATCCTAACCAACTTAAAATTCTCCAAGGTCGATTCACCTTGCATCTTACTCTATGATTAATTTGCCTATCTTTCAGGAtcttttttcatgtttttctaTGTCAAATGAAATCTTTGCAGGTTTTAGGGAAGAACTACATGTTGCTATGAGTGAACTCAAGCAGAAAAAAGACTGGGGTATTTTTATTGACTCCTGCTTTGTACACTGTCAGTCGCTAAACTCCTTGACATGGCACTCTCCGTCTTCTCCTAGAGTCAGTAACAAGGTACCATTTCTATCCTCCATAgggattaaaaaaatgaacagaCAAAAAGTGCAACTGCACTATAAGAAACATTATGTTTGTGTTGCACGGCCTTCTGCCCAATTATGTTGATCATAAGCTGACGCGGCGTTTCGGAGTTTGGCGATCTGGCTTTAAATTACCAGGAACAAGAATTAGGTTTCCTGTCACTAATAAGATGAACATTTCAATGATGATTCACGATCTATAGAGATTTGTTTTTGAATATCTTCATTTTTAAATGAGTATATCAGCCCTTCATTATGTCTGTATGTTCTAGATTGCACCCATATTGCCTGAACTTAGTTCATACTTTCTGCATATAATATCTAGAAAAACTGGTTAGGATGGTGAAGATATTAGATTTTGCTCAATCTATTTTGGTTCATTCCTGCACAACTATCATTTCAATTCTAAGAATAATTCTGGTGAACAACAGACCATCGCAGAAGCAGTAGGGGACTGGTTCTTTGACAGGAGAGAGGTGAAGGAGCTAGATTGTGAATATCCCTGCAACCCGACGTGCCACAACCTGGTTTTTGATAAGCCTTTCAAGGGATGAagtttctttcatttttaTCCTTTTTGTTCGTGGCATTGTAAATTTAGCAAATTTTTTATAGAAATCTATAAACTTAGTTGAAGTGAGGGAGACTGCATCCGCAAGTACCTCAGCTAGTTGTGAAACTTCAGATGTGGTACTGCTAGTTTTGTGGTCTCTGAAGAAACACAAGAATTCAGTAGTGAATTCTTCGTTTTGTAAACGTGAATGCGATATGAAAGAATCCCTCTTTGATGCCATGCGCTTTCTTGTCTAACTGGAAGTTGTTGCTTCCAAGTATTCAAGTCCAGTCCAGAATGTGCATTTGATGTGAACCTGAATTCTTTGTGCCCTTTCGACAGTTTCTATTGTTACATTTCGGAATTCGAATTTGAATGGATTCAAAACATGAAAGGAATCAAGATGAAATTTCGTCCAAATTTGCACGGGGCCCAGCTGCCAGTGGCGTGTGTCTGTGTGGAGAAAATAGGAGGAATGCGCTTTTATGACTAGAAAGCGTAAACACACCAAAGTACGCTTTGCTCAATCGTCCCCAAAATCAGGGAATCCCCTCCGTTCGCTCGCTCGTGCTCCTGCGATTCGATGATGGATGCTCTGGTGGCGACTCCCGTGCAGATtcgccgcctcgccggcgcGTGTTCGAGGCGtcgaggtggcggcggggcgaggtgCGATGCGGTGTGGGTCGGCATCCCGGCCGTCGATTACAGCGGCCGACGCACAAGacggtggccgcggcggcggcggcatcgtccACGGCAGCTTCGGCAAAGAGAGGTCACttcccctccccggcaaggcGTGCCACTGAAGGCCAATGGAGATGCGTTACCTGACCTCCTGCAAGAAGCGTGCCCCCAGGTTCATATAAGTTTAGTACAGCATCAAATGCTTCACTCGGCAACTAACTTTAGAATCACTTTTGCTTTCCACCATAGGCTAGTATCGAATGTGAAGGAGCTCCTTTCATTGAAGCTAGAACCAGATGCTTGTTACTTTTCATTGAAGCTAAAGCCAAAAGCCAAAAGAGGGCAACTGTGGTTGGCTGCGTGCACACACCGAAGCTGCTTCAATCGCAAACTCGCAAACCAGAGCTTGAGAGCCAGGAGAGCACATGGAGGCGACGGTGGTGAGCCTGGGCAAGGCCGTGCTGGATGGAGCCCTGGGATACGCTAGGTccaaggccgcggaggaggTTGCATTGCAGCTCGGCATTGAGGATGACGTCACCTTCATTGTTGACGAGCTCGAGATGATGCAGTCCTTTCTGATGTCTGCAGATGAAGAACGTGGCCAGCACAAGGTGCTTGCCACCTGGGTGAAGCAGGTACGTGACCTTGCCTACAACGCCGAGGACAGCCTCATGGACTTCTCGCTCCTCTCAGAGAAGAAGCGATCTTGGTGGTGCAGCCCGCGAACTGCCGGGGAGCGCCGTCGCATCGCCATGGAGATGAAGAAGCTGAGGACCATGGTCGAGGATGTGAGCAACAGGAACCTGCGCTACCGCCTGATCAAGGAAAGTTGTGGCTCCAAGCCTTCTGCAGCAGAGGAGCAGGCCAGTGTTGCCACTGCGGCAATGTTTGGCATCAACGAAGCAAGGCTTGCTGACCTGGAGAAGGAAAAATCAGAGATGGACCTCCACCAGTTGATCACcagtgaggaggaggaacttAGGGTGATTGCTGTGTGGGGAACAAGTGGTGATCTTGGGAAGACATCTGCTATCCAGCAGGTCTATGATGAACCAAATGTGTTTAGAAACTTTGGATTCCATGCTTGGGTTAGGTTGAGTCATCCTTTCAATCCAAAAGAATTCATCTACAGCATTGTGAGGCAgttttatgaaaaaaatccTGAAAAACTTGGAGAGACAAAGAACATGGATTCTTTCGTGCATCCATTGAATCCACAGGAGTTACTCCGCAACTTGGGCAGTTCTATGAAAATCACCTTGAGAAACATGGAGAGactcagaaaagaaaaaacacaggaGTTAATGTTCTGATGAAGATGGAGAACATGAGCGAAAGTGAAATCGTTGATGTGTTTGACACACTAGTGAGTGACAATAGTTACCTAATCGTGATTGATGACCTCTCGACGATAGTGGAATGGTCTTGCATAAATTTTTTCTTCCCCGGCAACAAGAAACGAAGCAGAATCATAGTCTGTACACAGCAAGTTGAAGTTGCAAGCTTGTGCGTGGAGAAACCTTACCAAGTGTCTGCGTTCAACCAGTTGTCATCCGATCAAACTCTTTATCTGTTCCACCACAAGGTAAATTGTTACTATCTACTATAATTCCGTGGTTACTCGTTAGTATGTTTGATTCTTTCCTGTATGGATGGCTCATTCTTCTATTTGATTTCCGTTTAATCGAACACCCCCCTTAACAAAGTCTACAGATGAAGAACTTTAGTTGAATTGGAGGTTGGAAGATATACATAAGACTTACAGAAGTGGTGATGCAGATTTGCCCCTACATCTTAACTTATGGCAAAATGATGGACATGTTTCCTAGTAATGCTAAACATGAATGAAGCAGCCTTTTAAAACCTCTTGCTGTGTGCAACTGAAACTTTAAACATAAAGAATATTTAAATTGCATAGAGCTAAGCGCTCATGTTACTTATTTTGTCAACTGTGTAATGGCAGAGTTTACCTAATATATTGACTGGCTTACAATTTTGCATAGTAATTCCATTATGTTTTTAAGCAAACTTTGTAGTTGTCCTGGCACTAGTTTTACATAATTTTACATTACCATTTCTAGTACCTCTCAGCTCATGCTAAATGTGAAATATGTAGAGTACAAGTACATAAATTGCTCAACTTTTTTCCCCCCTCAGTTATCTTCTTTATGTTCAGGTTAGACTCGTGTCAAGTTCTGTTGTGCCTATCTCTGACTCCATCAAAGTTACAACTATCGAGAACGATCGACCCGTTCCCACCAATGAAATACAGGGGGAAAATCAAGAACTTAAGGATGCAGGTAGAGGTAAAGTTTCTACCTCAACTGATGCAAAGAAGTTCCATCGAAGCAGGACAATGACAGTAACCGATGAAGTGCTCACTGGGCGAAGAACAGAGAAATCTAAAGTGATTGAATTAATTTGTCAGACCGAGGGCAAGGAAGACCATAAGGTGATTTCTGTGTGGGGAATGGGAGGTCTTGGAAAAACCACTCTTGTCAGGAGCATCTATGGAAGCCAACAACTTAGTGGCTGGAAGAGGGCTTGGGCCACTGCATTGCGTCCATTCAACCCTGAAGTGCTCATCTGAAGCTTAGCTTTGCAACTACAAAAAGATGTTCAGGAAGATCCTGCTGGAGCAGCGGTGACTGGTAAACAGAAGGAAAATATAGCAGTGATGAAACTTCAAGAGTTGAAGGAGTAGTTAAATCGACTTCTAAATACACAGAGGTGCCtcattgttcttgatgatATATCCTCCACTGCAGAATGGGATTTGGTAGAAAATTGCTTGAAAAATGCTAGACGGGTCATAGTCACCACGAGGGAGAAAAATATTGCCAAACACTGTTCAAGTGAATACAAGAATATGTACAGTCTTGAAGGTCTCAAAGATGATGATGCACTTGAGCTCTTTAAAAGAAAGGTACGTTTATAACTGTTATTCTTTCTTCCCTTCCATACGAGTTTTGCTTCATGTAATAATATATTCAGTAAGTTTTCCGTTAACTTAGATTTTATAAGTTTAAAAGCTGATATGTTcttggaaaataaaaataaagcgTGATCGTCAATTGTCCCACTACATCCCAAATAGATCAGATAATCCTGTACTATTTCATAGACCTGACATTTTGAGGCCACACTTTGGTAGCCTCATTTGCCGCCGCAATTCTGCACTATTTCATAGATCACACAATTCTGTACTATTTCATAGACCTGACATTTTGAGACCTGACCAGGAGGTCTCAAAGTTAATTTGGAACTTTTACAACCAATCTCAGTCTAGCTACTAGTGAACATACTGTGAGCAACAACTAGGATTAAAAAAACGCTTGGTACCAAGATTGCTCGTTGAACAAATGTACCCCCTCCCCACCATCTCCATTTGTATGAAAGAAACAACTGAAAATACCAAGGACACAAATGCTTAGTGAACCTTGTATACGCGGCGAAGGATAAATGCCATTTTCAATGGAAAACTTATCGTCTTTTTTTCTAGGTCAGTTTGAGTTAAAAATTAAGGCGACATGACACTCCATAGAATACAAAATCAATCTATTCTAAAATTGTTCTATTATGCCCAAGGTGCGTATCACTTTCTCTGCTAGTCGTATGCCATCTGTGGCACGGCCGCGGGCCCACGGCCCATGCACTGTCCAAGGCAGCCTCCATTCCTCGAGCCATGTGCGACCGAGACGTGCCACCCTTctcatgcacatgcatgtggGCTTGGTCTGCTACATGGCTCGTCATGACAAAAACTTTAGCAGGACCTACCTTGTTACGTAGAACATGGTACCCACTGCGTGTCTGCACCAGACCACGCCTCCACAACATCATGGGGTGCACCCACGCCACGCTACCACCAAAGGGAAGGGACCGCCATCATTTTGCACTGCCAGTCCGCTGGCCCGTGTGGTGCAAAGTGTGCCTGCGTCGAGCTGCTAATGTTTTGTGCGCCAAATCAGGGCAGGTGGAACATGAGTGTGTGTTATACATTTACGTGTCATACATTTTAACACGGTTCCCTCATATACACTGTATGCACGAGTGTCCTATATCGTATGAGTATGTGTATATCTTTTGTAAAAATAATATGTATGCCTTACGTGATAAGGTGATAAGTTATGTCGATGTTTAAAAATGTGTATGCAATGTATGTGTACCGTATGAAAAAGACAGTACTGTCTTTGCAAATTAATCTCAGTATTTTGCCTTTTTCTTCACAGTGCAATGTAACATATTTTATGTTGTAGACTTGTAGTACAGATTTTTCGACAGGTACCAAAACTGAAATGGGTGGATATATAATATATCAATTCCCTGACAACTCTAGAAAAAACATATGCGTTGCAGGTATTCAAGGACAACAGTGAAAACATTAATTTAGTCCCTGATATGATGAAGCAAGCAAGGCTTGTCCTAAAGAAATGTGATGGACTTCCCCTTGCAATATCGACTATAGGTGGTTTTCTTGCCAGCAGGCCGAAAACTGTTGTTGAATGGAGGAAGATGAATGATCATATTAGCTCCGAACTGGAGATCAATCCTGAACTTAGGACAATTGAGTCAGTTCTTATGAGGAGCTACAATGGTTTGCCATACCAACTGAAGTCTGCTTTCTTATATCTGTCCATATTTCCAGAAGACCACAAAATTAGGTGGGATCGCTTGGTGAGGCGGTGGATCGCAAAGGGTTACTCAAGGGATATGCATGGCATGACTGCAGAGGAACTTGGTCGTAAGTACTTTGATGAACTTTTGGATAGGAGTATGATCCTGCCAGGGGAAGATGTAAATCATTACAATGGACAAATCAATTCTTGCCAACTTCACGATATCATCCGTGAGATATGCATCTCAAAGGCGAGGGAGGAAAACCTTGTTTTGACACTGGAGGAAGGGTTTTGTTTGAGCAGTACACAAGGTGCAATACGACATCTTGTCATAGGCAGCAACTGGAAAAGGGATAAGGACGTGTTGGAGAGCTTGCTGGACTTGTCGCATGTACGGTCATTGACTGTGTTTGGAGAGTGGAGACCGTTTTTTCCTCTCCGATAAGGTGAGGTTCCTCCGAGTGCTCGATTTGGAAAATACGGTAGGGTTAAGAGATCATCACCTGGATCAAATCGGGCAGCTCCGTCACCTCATGTACTTCTCTTTACGAGGATGTATGAACATTTACTGCCTGCCTGATTCTTTGGGGAATTTGAGGCACCTCCAAACACTAGATGTTAGAGGTACACGTATATTTGAGTTGCCAGCAACAATCACCAAGCTTCTTAAGCTACAGCACATTCGCACAACTAAATGTTTGCGAATAGCCGGCAATGTCAAAGGAGACGATGACATATTTCATAATTACACATATCGTGCTGGTGTTTCTCTGTTGAACAACTTGTCGGGCAAGTCTTGTTTACTTTTCCTGTATACGAGTCTTTATTTCTTGAGACCACAAGTTTTAGAtgctgatatggacatgcatGATATAATCAACCTATTCCGGTTTACCATGTTGTGTCTAGCAGAGACTGGTGTTTTCTGGGATGATCGGGTGTATGGTGTTAAAGTTCATGTAGGGATTGGTAAGCTGAAGGCCCTGCAGACACTGGGTGTTGTCAACATTGCACGGGGCAATGGAAAGGCCCTTCTGAAAGAGTTGGGAGGGCTCACTCAGCTGAGTAAGCTTGGAGTGGCTTTTGTTAGCGACAAAAACAGCAAGGAGTTGTGGTCTGCCCTTTCTGGTCACAATCAACTTCGATCTCTGTCAGTGCAAGGTGGGTCCTATGAGGACGTGTTGGATGGTAGTTTGGGTGAGGGTTTGTGGCCGCCAAGCTGCCTGGAGAGCCTCAAGCTGTGTGGCAAGCTAGTCAGAGTGACCTCATGGATCCATCAGCTTCAGAATCTCTCCAAGTTGACGCTAGAGTTTTCCAGTTTAAAGCAAGATGATGCCATACAAGCCCTTGGGGCGCTACCAAATCTTGCAGTGCTACGCCTGAAGCAGTGGTCGTTCAATGGGAAGCAGCTCCATTTCCAAGGCCCATCTTTCCCAAGCCTCGCGGTGCTGGAGTTTTATGGATTATTTAACCTTGAATCAGTGTTGTTTGAAGAAGAGGCAATGCCTAGGCTGGAGCTGCTGCAAGTTGATTGGTGCAGGGAGCTGAAGGAAATCTCTGGGCTGGCAGTCCTCACAAACCTCAGGGAAATTCGGCTTGGTGATTATGTTACCGATGAATTGAGGGAAGAGGTGAAGAGTCAGGTAGCGGAGCATCTGAAGCACGTCAGACTGAATCTCTCGTGAACTCCCtgtatatgtgtgtgtatcGGTCATCTTCCCTTGTTTTATACGGTATTGATTTCGTCAATACGGCATTTTCTTTATGTTCAGGTTATACCCGTGTCAAGTTCTGTTGTGCCTATCTCTGACTCCATCAAAGTTACAACTATCGAGAACGATCGACCCGTTCCCACCAATGAAATACAGGAGGAAAATCAAGACCCTAAGTATGCCGGTGGAGGTAAAGTTTCTACCTCAACTGATGGAAAGAAGTTCCATCGAAGCAGGACAATGATAGTAACCGATGAAGTGCTCACT
The Brachypodium distachyon strain Bd21 chromosome 2, Brachypodium_distachyon_v3.0, whole genome shotgun sequence genome window above contains:
- the LOC100837473 gene encoding pectin acetylesterase 5 isoform X3: MQPLPQCADHSRWNRFHSVRADPASRRPMSPSSAPASRRHLRLWWRRRGRAGAVAATFAAALLAAGLLLALSYYASVVAPRAAPSSSSSSSGALVDLTLLRRAEKKGALCLDGSAPGYHLQRGSGSGSQSWLIHLEGGGWCRNLKSCASRQKSMLGSSRYMERQVEFAGILSDDEAQNPDFYDWNKVKIRYCDGASFSGNVKDEFQNGTKFFFRGQRIWKAVMDELLLKGLKHAKQAFLTGCSAGGLATYIHCDDFRALLPKDSRVKCLADGGFFLDVEDISKQRTLRAFYSEVVRLQDLKRRFLHCSSSEDPGQCFFPREVVKAIHTPVFVLNPAYDAWQVFSTVPSETF
- the LOC100837473 gene encoding pectin acetylesterase 5 isoform X2, with the protein product MSPSSAPASRRHLRLWWRRRGRAGAVAATFAAALLAAGLLLALSYYASVVAPRAAPSSSSSSSGALVDLTLLRRAEKKGALCLDGSAPGYHLQRGSGSGSQSWLIHLEGGGWCRNLKSCASRQKSMLGSSRYMERQVEFAGILSDDEAQNPDFYDWNKVKIRYCDGASFSGNVKDEFQNGTKFFFRGQRIWKAVMDELLLKGLKHAKQAFLTGCSAGGLATYIHCDDFRALLPKDSRVKCLADGGFFLDVEDISKQRTLRAFYSEVVRLQDLKRRFLHCSSSEDPGQVQHVLAPEASDPKHSWLDCRLDISKCNPNQLKILQGFREELHVAMSELKQKKDWGIFIDSCFVHCQSLNSLTWHSPSSPRVSNKTIAEAVGDWFFDRREVKELDCEYPCNPTCHNLVFDKPFKG
- the LOC100837473 gene encoding pectin acetylesterase 5 isoform X1, whose translation is MSPSSAPASRRHLRLWWRRRGRAGAVAATFAAALLAAGLLLALSYYASVVAPRAAPSSSSSSSGALVDLTLLRRAEKKGALCLDGSAPGYHLQRGSGSGSQSWLIHLEGGGWCRNLKSCASRQKSMLGSSRYMERQVEFAGILSDDEAQNPDFYDWNKVKIRYCDGASFSGNVKDEFQNGTKFFFRGQRIWKAVMDELLLKGLKHAKQAFLTGCSAGGLATYIHCDDFRALLPKDSRVKCLADGGFFLDVEDISKQRTLRAFYSEVVRLQDLKRRFLHCSSSEDPGQCFFPREVVKAIHTPVFVLNPAYDAWQVQHVLAPEASDPKHSWLDCRLDISKCNPNQLKILQGFREELHVAMSELKQKKDWGIFIDSCFVHCQSLNSLTWHSPSSPRVSNKTIAEAVGDWFFDRREVKELDCEYPCNPTCHNLVFDKPFKG